CGAAGTCGGGCCGAAGGATCATGCGGGCGTCGATCTCCTGCCGATCCACTCGCATCACGCGTCCGGTTCCTTCCACGAGGCCTGTAAACATGTTTTTCTGGTCCTCTGTAGGAGCGGGCTTGCCCGCGTGATCCGTGGTAGTAGGAGCGGGCTTGCCCGCGATCCTAATAAAGTTCTTCACGAAACCGACCGTGCACCATCACGTCTTGGCCGAATCGGTGGGTCTTTACGTTGTGGAGGCGGACGGCGTCGAGCATCCTTTCGCGGGGTGTGCCGGAAACGGCCGGCACACCGCCGGGATCGCCCAGGATCTTCGGAGCGAAAAACCAGAAGGCTTCGTCCGCGACTTCTGCATCGAGAAAGCTCCCCGTGACCCGCGCTCCGCCTTCCACCAGAACACTGGTGACGGCCCGTCGCCCCATCCCCTCCAGGAGCTGGTGCAGGTCAAGGCCGCGATCGGAACGGTTCAATCGAATCACTTCCGCCCCCAGGTCGCGAAGGCGCGCTTCCTTTTCCGGGGAGGCGGTTTCCGCGCATGCGATCCAGAGGGGCACCTGGCGTGCGGTTCCAGCCAGCCGACTGGAAAGCGGAAGACGAAGCTTGGAATCCAGAACGATCCGTATCGGCTGGCGGCAGGGCCGGCGGCCGAGCCGCGCCGTAAGCAGGGGATCGTCTGCGAGTGCCGTTCCCACACCCACCAAGACGGCGTCCAGCCGGTGCCGGAGAACATGAACGAACCGGCGCGAGCGTTCGTTGGTGACCCACCGGGCGTCGCCGGTTCGCGACGCGATGCGCCCATCCAGGGTCGATGCCGTTTTCAATGTGACATAAGGAAGGCCCTGCGTCACGTGTTTGATGAAGGGCTGATTCAGAAGTCGGCATTCCCGTTCCATCACCCCCAGGTCGACCCGCAAGCCGTGGGCCTCGAGAAACGCGGCGCCGCCGCCCTGGACCCTGGGGTTGGGGTCCTTCATGCCGGCGACCACGCGCTGAATACCGGCTTCCAGGACGGCCCAGGTGCATGGCGGCGTCCTTCCCGTGTGGTTGCAGGGTTCGAGCGTAACGTAGAGCGTCGCACCTCGGGCGGCTTCACCGGCGCGGCGGATGGCGTTCACTTCGGCGTGGGGGCCGCCGGCCTTTTCATGCCAGCCTTCGCCCACGACGGTTTCCCCGCGAACCACCACGGCCCCGACCATCGGGTTGGGGCTGGTCCATCCTTCGCCGCGCCGGGCGAGCTTCAAAGCCCGGCGCATGTAACTGATGTCAAGGTCGAGGGTGGGCAATTGGGGCCTCTCGAAGGGTTTTTCCGCGCGTCATCCGGTGATGGGGACGTGAAGCGGAAAGGCGCTGCAGAAATCCGCCACTTCCTGCTGCAGCCGATTCAGGATGTTCGGGTCGTTCCTTGCGGTCAAGGCTTCATGAATGAACGCCGCCACCTGGACCATGTGTTCGGGGGTCATGCCCCGGGTGGTGACCGCCGCGGTGCCGATCCGGATGCCGCTGGATACATTGGGTTTACGAGGATCGTACGGGATGGAATTCTTGTTCACCGTGATACCCGCCCGGTCCAGGGTTTCCTCGGCCTCCTTCCCGGTGATGTCCGTCGCCGTCAGATCCACCAGCATGAGGTGATTGTCCGTGCCTCCGGAAACCAGCCGATATCCCCGCTGCATCAATTCCTGAGCGAGTCTTTCGCTGTTTTGCAGGATGCGGCGCTGGTAGTCCTTGAAAGTCGGTTGGAGCGCTTCCT
This is a stretch of genomic DNA from Desulfoglaeba alkanexedens ALDC. It encodes these proteins:
- the ribD gene encoding bifunctional diaminohydroxyphosphoribosylaminopyrimidine deaminase/5-amino-6-(5-phosphoribosylamino)uracil reductase RibD, with translation MPTLDLDISYMRRALKLARRGEGWTSPNPMVGAVVVRGETVVGEGWHEKAGGPHAEVNAIRRAGEAARGATLYVTLEPCNHTGRTPPCTWAVLEAGIQRVVAGMKDPNPRVQGGGAAFLEAHGLRVDLGVMERECRLLNQPFIKHVTQGLPYVTLKTASTLDGRIASRTGDARWVTNERSRRFVHVLRHRLDAVLVGVGTALADDPLLTARLGRRPCRQPIRIVLDSKLRLPLSSRLAGTARQVPLWIACAETASPEKEARLRDLGAEVIRLNRSDRGLDLHQLLEGMGRRAVTSVLVEGGARVTGSFLDAEVADEAFWFFAPKILGDPGGVPAVSGTPRERMLDAVRLHNVKTHRFGQDVMVHGRFREELY